TCATTCAAAACGGTGGGATATACTTGCATCCGAAGAGAAGCCCGCTGATGCCCGCGGCAAACGTCAAagcgaggacgaagaggccgtAGCCCGCCTCGGGTGCCTTgtcttcttcgtcctgcCGTGAGGCGCCGCGGTCGGTCTCGTAGTCGaggtcgtcatcatcgtcccgCGGCTCGCCAGCCATGAGCGGTGCCTGAGACGCGTCCATGGTGGAGCGGCCACCGGGCTTGTGCGTCGATGCGTGGTCCGCCGGTCCCGGAGTCGCATAGAGTGCGTGTGGTTTTGGGGTTTCTCGGAGACGGGACGGCAGACGTTGGGAGTTGTAGGTAGCGACGGAAGCCGGGCGGCGGTTGGAGTGGGACGCTGTGGGGGCCTTCGAGGTGTGGTCCGCTCCCGTCCCCGTACCCACCGATCCAGGCCCCCGCCCCTTCATCATTGAATAGAGGCCCGTTTTGGGCTGTCGCCTAGGCGCCCGGTGTTGCCTCTGGGCATGTGGCCCGGGTCACACGAGGTCATCGTCAAGCTGTGACATCAAGCCAGCTTGGCTACACGAGCAACGTTGTATCGCAGCTGCGGTACACAAGCATCGTAGACACGTACTATTTGCCAAAGGTCTTTTCATTCTAGAGTGTTTCGGGTCTCACTTGTGTTGTGTTTCGACGTGAGACGTGAATCCCGAAttcgtcatcatcacgggTTGCAACTCGTGCGCTCGTAAATATCTAGCCACATAGTCTCATTGAAAGCGTCTTCCGTACATATGCATACGGCTCCTGTCCCTGGAAGTCGGGCTTGGACGATCGTTCATGCCGTACAACCCCATCTCCCATCCGCATGCAAGCCGCCGCGAGCAGTCTCATCATGATTCAttccttggccagcgccacgATGCTAAACTGCAGGTTCCCGTTGGCGTGCTTCAAGAACCTCCGGACgcccagctccagcgcgcggtcgccgagcaggtcctcgccctcgcccagcgcgccgcgATCAATGGgcccgtccacgccgccctcgagctcccaCAGgtggccgtcctcgcccttgaCGAACGCGAGAAAGTGCAAGCTCgcgtgctcctcggccgggggcggcgccgagctgcccATCCTCGCGGCCCGCATGTGCGCCctctcgagctcctcgtcgtcgtacagcgccgccgcgcgcgccaccggCTTCAGGGGCGCGGCCCGCCGGATGATGCGGTCCAGCAGCGAGCCGCTCTGGACAAACTTCTTGGCCCCGCCGTTGGACACGGCGTGCAGCAGGGCGATGAGGCCGCACGCGTTGCCGATGGTCTGCTGGAACCACATGacaggctcgtcgtcgccgctcttgTCGTACGTcaggccgtcgcgcgcaGGGGGCTctgcgatgccgtcgcccgcggggGGGTCTGCGATGCCGTCTTCGCGACGCACGGCGTAGTACATGTCGGGAGGCGTGATGAAGATGAGTGCGAGCGCGGGCCGAGGGACCAACGACAGGAGgtccggctcgtcgaggttgtAGATGTCGAAGAAGCCCAGCTCCTCCGAGACGCCCAAGTCGTGCACCAGCGACGTGAACACTTCGGGGTTGTTCTCGAGCGGGATGAAGCTCTTCTTCCCCGAGGGCAGGATCTTGACTCCTTCAGTCGGCATTGTGTCGGTTTGGACGGCCCCCTTGATGCTGATTTTGAGTAGTTGCTGGGAGTGTGGTTGATTTGTTGATGTCGGGGAGGTCTGTCtccggcgtcgacgcggggcagcagcttcttgtTGGTGTTCTTACTAACGTTAGTCTGACTCTCTGACAGCAGCTGCGCGTCGCTCtggtgcctggcctggccggcctgctgTCGACATATGCACACGCAAAGTCTACCATGAGAAGGCGCCCATCGCAGCCCTCGACGCTTGTCAAGAAACGACAAAGCGGCCGGTTTTGGCCTCTGCAGCCA
Above is a genomic segment from Purpureocillium takamizusanense chromosome 2, complete sequence containing:
- a CDS encoding Ubiquitinyl hydrolase 1 (EggNog:ENOG503PAXZ~COG:O~MEROPS:MER0000836), which translates into the protein MPTEGVKILPSGKKSFIPLENNPEVFTSLVHDLGVSEELGFFDIYNLDEPDLLSLVPRPALALIFITPPDMYYAVRREDGIADPPAGDGIAEPPARDGLTYDKSGDDEPVMWFQQTIGNACGLIALLHAVSNGGAKKFVQSGSLLDRIIRRAAPLKPVARAAALYDDEELERAHMRAARMGSSAPPPAEEHASLHFLAFVKGEDGHLWELEGGVDGPIDRGALGEGEDLLGDRALELGVRRFLKHANGNLQFSIVALAKE